From Nitrososphaerales archaeon, one genomic window encodes:
- a CDS encoding ABC transporter permease, which translates to MTDLLTNVLIGIFSTTLQLSPLYIFAGMGEIVAEKSGVANMGIEGIMLMAAFTTLAVDFTTGNPWLGILAALAVAGLIGAIFAYLTVRLRLDQIVLGLAVYLFGLGLSFVLYSSFAGGGASLTHNIPNIYIPFLSDIPIVGRVLFQQNPLVYFALALVIVISFFLGRTSLGLRVRAVGENPKAADNMGVNVLKVRFLAVLLGAMLAGLAGAYFEIGFLQSFQFDIIAGRGFIALAMIYLANWGPFKTLFAAISFNIVYAAQSEFVSISGIATAGSSQLFNMLPYVFLLALIPILGRKARFPKYLLKPYRKG; encoded by the coding sequence ATGACGGACCTCCTGACGAACGTTCTCATAGGGATATTCTCCACAACTCTACAGCTTTCCCCCCTCTACATTTTTGCCGGTATGGGCGAGATTGTGGCGGAAAAGTCAGGGGTGGCGAACATGGGTATTGAGGGCATCATGCTTATGGCTGCATTCACGACCCTAGCAGTCGACTTCACAACCGGGAATCCATGGTTGGGGATACTGGCTGCCCTTGCTGTTGCGGGGCTAATTGGAGCCATCTTCGCGTATCTCACCGTTCGTCTGCGCCTGGACCAAATAGTCCTTGGGTTAGCCGTTTACCTGTTTGGTCTGGGCTTGTCGTTCGTCCTCTACAGCAGCTTCGCAGGCGGCGGCGCTTCACTCACACATAATATTCCGAACATCTACATCCCATTCCTGAGTGATATTCCGATCGTCGGGAGGGTGCTCTTCCAACAGAACCCGCTCGTATACTTCGCTCTTGCTCTGGTAATTGTAATCTCCTTCTTCCTTGGCCGGACATCCTTGGGGCTCAGAGTGAGGGCGGTCGGCGAGAACCCGAAGGCGGCCGACAACATGGGCGTCAATGTTCTGAAGGTCAGATTCCTGGCCGTTCTCCTCGGAGCAATGCTGGCTGGCTTGGCCGGTGCCTACTTTGAAATCGGTTTCCTTCAGTCGTTCCAGTTCGACATAATTGCAGGCAGGGGCTTCATAGCACTCGCCATGATTTACCTTGCGAATTGGGGGCCGTTCAAGACGTTGTTTGCGGCAATCTCCTTCAACATTGTGTACGCGGCCCAGTCAGAGTTCGTGAGTATTTCTGGCATCGCAACGGCAGGGAGTTCACAGCTCTTCAACATGCTGCCGTACGTCTTTCTCCTTGCGCTGATTCCTATTCTCGGCAGGAAGGCGAGGTTTCCGAAGTACCTGCTGAAACCGTACAGGAAAGGCTAG
- a CDS encoding ABC transporter permease, producing MTAYNAIAIGLGVIAGLAVVAYAGGNVEVALSTLFLNPITTSSGVQQIFVRFVVFYTMAMGIGFALKAGLWNIGAQGQLVVGMVMVFVAYTYMAFLPWPLLYLSMILLATLGGLLWIVVPAVLRVRFGANEIVVTLLLNVVASNFGYYMLNGPIKSGQSGGYPYTATLVPQFRIPNIVSGTPITYAVPFTVAIGILLYFLVERTSFRIKANTVGESAETAKYAGISIQRVMITTMLVAGALAGLAGATFQLGYLYHLDAGSFGTNFGFIAVIAALVGRKHMIGIGFASIFFAYITIGAEAMALQSNVTTSVVFAMEGVIMIGLLLSAYLTERRTRT from the coding sequence GTGACGGCGTACAACGCCATCGCCATTGGGCTCGGCGTGATAGCCGGGCTGGCGGTGGTGGCGTATGCCGGCGGTAACGTCGAAGTCGCCCTGTCCACTCTTTTTCTGAATCCTATCACGACGTCCAGTGGGGTCCAGCAGATTTTCGTCAGGTTTGTCGTGTTCTACACGATGGCGATGGGAATCGGGTTCGCCCTGAAGGCGGGTCTCTGGAACATCGGAGCGCAAGGTCAGCTGGTAGTCGGAATGGTCATGGTCTTTGTCGCGTACACCTACATGGCGTTTCTTCCTTGGCCTCTTCTCTATCTCTCGATGATACTCCTCGCGACCTTGGGCGGGCTCCTTTGGATCGTTGTTCCAGCAGTCTTGAGAGTCAGATTCGGAGCCAACGAGATCGTTGTGACGCTACTTCTGAACGTCGTTGCCTCGAACTTTGGTTATTACATGCTCAACGGGCCAATCAAGAGCGGTCAGTCCGGTGGTTATCCTTACACCGCTACACTCGTCCCGCAGTTCCGGATTCCCAATATTGTCAGCGGGACGCCTATCACCTACGCTGTACCCTTTACGGTTGCCATCGGAATCCTACTTTACTTCTTGGTCGAGCGGACGTCGTTTCGAATAAAGGCGAACACCGTCGGGGAAAGCGCTGAAACGGCGAAGTACGCGGGGATTAGCATACAACGGGTGATGATTACCACCATGTTGGTGGCCGGTGCCCTCGCCGGACTAGCGGGAGCGACGTTTCAATTGGGATACTTGTACCACCTTGACGCTGGTTCGTTCGGGACAAACTTCGGTTTCATTGCGGTCATCGCAGCGCTGGTAGGACGGAAACACATGATAGGGATAGGCTTCGCCTCAATCTTCTTCGCCTACATCACTATAGGGGCGGAGGCCATGGCCCTTCAATCTAATGTGACAACTTCGGTCGTCTTTGCGATGGAAGGAGTCATAATGATAGGACTCCTTCTCAGCGCCTACTTGACTGAGAGGAGGACGAGGACATGA
- a CDS encoding BMP family ABC transporter substrate-binding protein, with protein MQVKKRNGITALVSALIVVIIILLGVAGYAFLYPSAGATSTVTNTVTTTAQGTAVAGALAALKVGLIEPITPADNSWNYQAEHELKTLQSQYGFTLSFSENKVSGTDAQPVAQQWASQGYGVIFLQGIQYQVMASTIAPQYPKTLFVCVDCLAANASNVYRIWLDISGGGFVLGAMAGMISHTAKFGLIGGGFVPSIWGGHEGFKAGVLYTSSTSPTFYNKFEAFAWADSAGAQTDATNDYTNGADVVFSSGDGIDVGVLGAAMAQPTTSQVWATNVYTNLTAVAPTNNRILLGSIVVNWAALYNKAMIDYVTHNWSWGFVTANMQSGIVQVQPGPNLPANVKAAGHALQTDITLGSIVMYFKTNPSTGNPFCFDNPTNAGCADTSLATAAAQFSYLPPVSSLP; from the coding sequence ATGCAAGTAAAGAAAAGAAATGGAATAACAGCGCTCGTAAGTGCTTTAATCGTCGTCATCATCATCCTACTCGGCGTTGCAGGATACGCCTTCCTCTATCCCTCTGCTGGCGCAACCAGCACAGTCACCAATACGGTCACGACCACAGCGCAAGGCACTGCCGTTGCAGGCGCTCTAGCGGCCCTCAAGGTTGGGTTGATAGAACCTATCACACCAGCGGACAATTCGTGGAACTATCAAGCTGAACACGAACTGAAGACGCTTCAATCTCAGTACGGTTTCACACTCAGCTTCTCTGAGAACAAGGTTTCAGGTACAGACGCGCAGCCGGTCGCCCAGCAATGGGCGTCCCAAGGCTATGGCGTGATCTTCCTGCAAGGAATCCAGTATCAGGTCATGGCGAGCACAATAGCTCCTCAGTATCCAAAGACACTATTCGTCTGCGTTGACTGTTTGGCAGCCAACGCCTCCAACGTCTACAGGATTTGGTTGGACATCAGTGGAGGCGGATTCGTCCTTGGAGCGATGGCAGGCATGATCAGCCACACTGCCAAATTCGGCCTCATAGGTGGCGGCTTCGTCCCATCGATTTGGGGTGGTCACGAAGGCTTCAAAGCCGGTGTTCTGTACACTTCCTCCACCTCTCCGACCTTCTACAACAAGTTCGAGGCGTTCGCCTGGGCGGACTCGGCCGGAGCCCAAACTGACGCAACCAACGACTACACCAACGGTGCGGATGTCGTCTTCTCGTCTGGAGACGGAATCGACGTCGGAGTGCTCGGAGCAGCGATGGCACAACCAACAACAAGCCAGGTGTGGGCAACCAATGTCTACACGAACTTGACAGCCGTTGCCCCCACGAACAACAGAATCCTGTTGGGTTCGATTGTCGTCAACTGGGCCGCACTATACAACAAAGCAATGATTGACTACGTGACACACAACTGGTCCTGGGGCTTCGTTACTGCCAACATGCAGTCAGGGATAGTCCAGGTGCAACCCGGACCCAACCTCCCAGCCAACGTGAAGGCAGCGGGACACGCGTTACAGACCGACATCACTCTGGGTTCAATAGTCATGTACTTCAAGACCAACCCATCAACAGGGAACCCGTTCTGCTTCGACAATCCCACTAACGCCGGCTGTGCGGACACGAGCCTTGCAACTGCGGCGGCTCAATTCAGCTATCTGCCACCAGTATCAAGCCTACCATAA
- a CDS encoding SRPBCC family protein gives MLLEGKFKMPSNREKVWNFVSDPTKIIQCVPGLQNFTVGENKRIAATVKVAIGFIRGNFQATSKVVKEDHDSYTATLELSGSGAGSGFSAVVNLGIAEVGSESELSWKADVNINGPLGSLAKPLIEGNIKKIVTQMFDCVKTKLS, from the coding sequence ATGCTTCTTGAAGGAAAGTTCAAAATGCCCAGCAACCGCGAGAAGGTCTGGAACTTCGTCTCCGACCCGACGAAGATAATCCAGTGCGTCCCCGGGCTGCAGAACTTCACGGTCGGCGAGAACAAGCGGATCGCCGCTACTGTCAAGGTCGCGATTGGGTTCATCAGGGGCAACTTCCAGGCAACGAGCAAGGTGGTCAAAGAGGACCACGACTCTTACACAGCAACCCTGGAACTGTCGGGCTCCGGTGCAGGAAGCGGCTTCAGCGCTGTGGTCAACCTCGGCATCGCAGAAGTTGGCTCCGAGTCCGAGCTGAGCTGGAAGGCAGACGTCAACATCAACGGCCCCCTAGGAAGTCTTGCCAAGCCACTGATCGAAGGGAACATCAAGAAGATTGTGACTCAGATGTTCGATTGCGTCAAGACGAAGCTTAGCTGA
- a CDS encoding cyclase family protein, translating into MTKIYDLSQPLNQETPFWPLYPPFEVKFIKRKPEHGVNAMYIMTAMHIGTHLDAPLHFVTNGRTIDQIPLEWLYGPGIIVDVSEVGDLGIYTEEIVERNAKAAGGVKDGDIVVLYTGWSKYGWYQKPKPQGTADEERYIHMHPGPTRAFCDYLLRKKVHIWGVDAVSTDHPMNLPIGRFLPRVSDKVRAAAAQKFGEANLAKLFPLEDYQVTHNILFPRDCIHMENLGGQIEEVLGGQKAVRTTIGCFPFLFKGGEAAFARVVAFDFNK; encoded by the coding sequence ATGACTAAGATATACGACCTATCACAACCACTGAACCAAGAGACGCCATTCTGGCCGCTGTATCCTCCTTTTGAAGTCAAGTTCATCAAGAGGAAACCGGAACACGGCGTCAACGCAATGTACATCATGACAGCCATGCACATAGGAACACATCTTGACGCGCCACTGCACTTCGTCACAAACGGGAGGACAATCGACCAGATACCCCTCGAGTGGCTGTACGGACCTGGCATCATAGTCGATGTCAGTGAGGTGGGAGACCTGGGAATCTACACGGAGGAGATAGTCGAGAGGAATGCGAAGGCTGCGGGCGGAGTCAAGGACGGCGACATCGTGGTCCTCTACACAGGATGGAGCAAGTATGGTTGGTACCAGAAGCCCAAGCCACAAGGAACAGCAGATGAGGAGAGGTACATCCACATGCACCCAGGTCCCACCAGGGCGTTCTGCGACTACTTGCTTAGGAAGAAGGTCCACATCTGGGGTGTAGACGCTGTGTCAACTGACCATCCGATGAACCTACCAATCGGCAGGTTCCTCCCACGCGTGAGCGACAAGGTCAGGGCCGCGGCTGCGCAGAAGTTCGGCGAGGCCAACCTGGCCAAGCTCTTCCCCCTCGAAGACTACCAAGTAACGCACAACATACTCTTCCCACGCGACTGCATTCACATGGAGAATCTGGGCGGCCAGATCGAAGAGGTTCTGGGCGGGCAGAAGGCCGTGCGCACTACTATCGGCTGCTTCCCGTTCCTGTTCAAGGGCGGAGAGGCCGCGTTCGCGAGGGTAGTAGCGTTCGACTTCAACAAGTGA
- a CDS encoding CBS domain-containing protein, translated as MICVADVMSRRVRTVDSSATLKEAAKRMAKWRIGSLVIVERGKPAGIITEGDVSKAVAKGLNPFKTSVSFKRKKLVTVGPTERLEGAARIMAAAGVKKLPVMEGGKLVGIITQTDIVESSFALVTSLNEMVSARYRPPDFVP; from the coding sequence ATGATCTGCGTGGCTGACGTGATGAGCAGGCGTGTCAGGACCGTTGATTCTTCAGCCACGCTAAAGGAGGCAGCCAAGAGGATGGCGAAGTGGAGGATAGGGTCCCTGGTGATTGTCGAAAGAGGCAAGCCCGCGGGGATAATAACCGAGGGCGACGTCTCCAAGGCAGTTGCCAAAGGGTTGAACCCCTTCAAAACGTCTGTCAGTTTCAAACGCAAGAAGCTCGTAACCGTCGGACCCACGGAAAGGCTTGAAGGCGCAGCCCGGATCATGGCAGCAGCCGGGGTCAAGAAGCTCCCCGTCATGGAAGGAGGCAAGTTGGTTGGAATCATCACACAGACAGACATCGTCGAATCGAGTTTCGCCCTGGTGACTTCTCTGAATGAGATGGTCAGCGCTCGTTACAGGCCCCCTGACTTCGTTCCTTAG
- a CDS encoding universal stress protein, with product MASSMAKEYGAKLKILHVYSVPIYTYAAPAPMPQVDVNAIEESAKEKARGTLEGGMRIAQESGAKAEAELIEAASVVQAVVEFAESEKCDLIVMGTRGMTGFRKLVLGSVSSGVVSHAHCPVMVVR from the coding sequence ATGGCAAGCTCGATGGCCAAGGAGTACGGGGCGAAGCTGAAGATACTGCACGTCTACTCCGTGCCAATCTACACCTACGCTGCCCCTGCGCCCATGCCTCAGGTCGACGTCAACGCCATAGAGGAGTCGGCAAAGGAGAAGGCGAGGGGGACCCTGGAGGGCGGAATGCGCATCGCACAGGAGTCGGGCGCGAAAGCTGAAGCAGAGCTGATCGAGGCTGCATCAGTTGTCCAAGCAGTGGTCGAGTTCGCAGAAAGCGAGAAGTGCGACCTGATCGTGATGGGAACGCGGGGCATGACAGGTTTCAGGAAGCTTGTCCTAGGCAGCGTGTCGAGCGGAGTGGTCAGCCACGCCCACTGCCCTGTTATGGTGGTGAGGTAG
- a CDS encoding DsrE/DsrF/DrsH-like family protein — translation MATILAQKERVERVEAAQSKLSIILSKGSLDMAYPAFMLATTAATMGSEVHVFFTFWGLDVVNRKKVDSLKVSPVGNPGMPMPNILGMLPGMTAMATRMMKGKMQKIKMPAIPDMIRTAKDLGVKLHACSTTMDVLGVKKEDLIPEIDDVVGAATFLQMSEGGQTLFI, via the coding sequence ATGGCTACGATACTGGCCCAGAAGGAGAGGGTTGAGAGGGTCGAGGCGGCCCAAAGCAAGCTCAGCATAATCCTGTCGAAAGGGTCCCTGGACATGGCGTACCCTGCGTTCATGCTCGCCACAACGGCGGCGACCATGGGGAGCGAGGTGCACGTTTTCTTCACGTTCTGGGGCCTCGACGTAGTAAACAGAAAGAAGGTGGACTCGCTCAAGGTTTCGCCGGTCGGCAACCCAGGCATGCCCATGCCTAACATATTGGGGATGCTTCCGGGAATGACGGCGATGGCAACTAGGATGATGAAGGGGAAGATGCAAAAGATCAAGATGCCCGCAATACCCGACATGATCCGCACAGCGAAGGACCTGGGCGTGAAGTTGCACGCTTGCTCGACCACAATGGACGTTCTCGGCGTGAAGAAGGAGGACCTCATTCCCGAGATCGATGACGTGGTGGGAGCTGCGACGTTCCTCCAGATGAGCGAGGGCGGTCAGACGCTCTTCATCTAA
- a CDS encoding sulfurtransferase TusA family protein codes for MSAPASRRQVDSRGSFCPGPITDLFKAYRAANVGDEIELLATDPAAKSDVEAWAARSGNQVLEVAQEKDYLRIVIKVTRKGR; via the coding sequence ATGAGCGCCCCGGCAAGCAGGCGGCAGGTCGATTCAAGGGGCAGCTTCTGCCCAGGCCCCATCACCGACCTCTTCAAGGCGTACAGGGCAGCGAACGTCGGAGACGAAATCGAACTCCTGGCCACAGATCCGGCCGCCAAGAGCGACGTCGAAGCGTGGGCAGCGAGGAGCGGCAACCAGGTTCTCGAGGTGGCGCAGGAGAAGGACTACCTCCGGATAGTCATCAAGGTAACGAGGAAGGGTAGGTAG
- a CDS encoding NAD(P)/FAD-dependent oxidoreductase: MVKRLVVLGAGTGGTLLANLLSSRLHDRIRSGEIEVLLLGDGFRHYFQPANLDIAFKGVPPDSESRNESDLLKPGVTFVPDPAAKVDLANRRITTAGGTTYGYDFLVMAPGAEAAPEMMPGLKEGSLNFHTGPWGAEMVWDAVRNFKKGKVVVAIAGVPYKCPPSPDEALFLLEEHFKKRGVKEDVELTLLTPYPRSYPAEKTAKIVGPLLEERNIKVVPFFNMESVDPTKKRVYSLEGEEIPYDLLISVPPHRGTRVVRDSGIGDQEGWIPTDRRNLRIKGHDDAFAIGDATDIPVSKSGVVAHLESKVVANNLIAAMDGEPIEYAYNGRINCPMELGHHRAIFVSATYESPPTPQSPSLVKYAMKRGFASIYWSTLSGSLEWLMDAYFGETSKKVEMSRPMPASQV, translated from the coding sequence ATGGTCAAGAGGCTGGTCGTCCTCGGCGCGGGGACGGGCGGGACGCTACTCGCCAACCTCCTCAGCAGCAGGCTCCACGACCGCATTAGGTCCGGAGAGATAGAGGTCCTCCTCTTGGGCGATGGGTTCAGGCACTATTTCCAACCCGCCAATCTGGACATCGCATTCAAGGGGGTGCCTCCGGATTCGGAGAGCAGGAATGAGTCGGACCTCCTGAAACCAGGCGTCACCTTCGTGCCTGACCCGGCCGCCAAAGTTGACCTGGCAAACAGGAGAATCACGACAGCGGGCGGGACAACCTACGGCTACGACTTTCTGGTGATGGCGCCTGGAGCAGAGGCGGCGCCAGAGATGATGCCGGGACTGAAGGAGGGTTCGCTCAACTTCCACACGGGACCGTGGGGCGCGGAGATGGTCTGGGACGCGGTCCGGAACTTCAAGAAGGGGAAGGTCGTGGTCGCAATCGCAGGCGTGCCGTACAAGTGTCCGCCGTCGCCAGACGAAGCCCTATTCCTCCTCGAAGAGCACTTCAAGAAGCGCGGGGTGAAGGAGGACGTCGAACTGACCTTGCTGACGCCCTACCCGAGGTCCTATCCGGCCGAGAAGACAGCGAAAATCGTCGGGCCGCTTCTCGAGGAGAGAAATATCAAGGTCGTTCCCTTCTTCAACATGGAGTCGGTCGACCCGACCAAGAAGAGGGTGTATTCCCTGGAAGGCGAAGAGATTCCTTACGACCTTCTGATCTCTGTGCCGCCCCACAGGGGCACCCGCGTGGTGAGAGACTCAGGGATAGGGGATCAAGAGGGGTGGATTCCGACCGACAGGAGAAACCTCAGGATAAAGGGGCATGATGACGCGTTCGCAATCGGAGATGCTACAGACATACCAGTCTCGAAGTCAGGCGTGGTCGCGCACCTCGAGTCCAAGGTGGTAGCCAACAATCTGATTGCTGCGATGGATGGTGAACCGATAGAGTACGCGTACAACGGCAGGATAAACTGCCCAATGGAACTGGGGCACCACAGAGCGATTTTCGTTTCCGCGACCTACGAGAGTCCGCCAACGCCCCAGAGCCCGTCCTTGGTGAAGTACGCCATGAAGAGGGGGTTCGCCTCAATCTATTGGTCAACCCTGTCAGGAAGCTTGGAATGGCTTATGGACGCCTATTTCGGCGAAACAAGCAAGAAGGTCGAGATGTCTCGGCCCATGCCTGCCTCCCAAGTTTGA
- a CDS encoding sulfurtransferase TusA family protein, with protein sequence MENTTQQSPRILVDSRGIWCPPTPLTDLFKAWRQGNIGDEIELLATEPNTEADVRAWAKKSGNRIIEVEQKKDYVRVVVKVTRKGKSMLKLAASRRSFSEPDETKETPKGRLQLVTIGGFTLGLRSLQPGWKWSTSMKPIAKTETCEIRHMGYVLSGQMAFSMDDGTVLEVGAGDVFDVQAGHDAWTVGKDPFVFVDLIGAVNAQGRV encoded by the coding sequence ATGGAAAACACGACTCAGCAATCGCCGCGAATACTTGTTGATTCAAGGGGCATCTGGTGTCCACCGACACCCCTTACGGATCTGTTCAAGGCGTGGCGTCAGGGGAACATCGGTGACGAGATCGAACTTCTGGCAACAGAGCCTAACACAGAAGCCGACGTAAGAGCGTGGGCAAAGAAGAGTGGCAACCGGATAATTGAGGTTGAGCAGAAGAAAGACTATGTGAGGGTGGTCGTGAAAGTTACTCGGAAGGGGAAGAGTATGCTGAAGCTGGCCGCGTCAAGGAGGAGCTTCAGCGAACCCGACGAAACCAAAGAGACGCCGAAAGGAAGACTCCAGCTCGTCACAATCGGGGGATTCACGCTCGGACTGCGTTCACTACAGCCTGGTTGGAAGTGGTCGACATCGATGAAGCCGATTGCTAAGACGGAGACTTGCGAGATACGTCACATGGGGTACGTGCTCTCTGGTCAGATGGCATTTTCGATGGACGATGGAACGGTTCTTGAGGTCGGCGCAGGAGATGTCTTTGATGTCCAAGCAGGCCACGACGCGTGGACCGTTGGCAAGGACCCATTCGTCTTCGTCGACCTAATTGGTGCAGTCAATGCTCAGGGGAGAGTCTGA
- a CDS encoding cupredoxin domain-containing protein → MRAERDGISTAGTALILLILVVGAVSVLYVNTTQGNEDQIAQLKSQIAHVALQQRSFNASILSLGSLPVMNQAPTIRTIWETWYLSPQAHQDRFDPSFIVVNQGDTVHLTFIDNDTVAHDFVLGPPYSVLVNATVPGLINDLTGQTFTTDAKNNSPGVVVVGTPGRVSATYSFVAEYPGIFEFVCTYHAQVGMIGYLVVLPNSAYKGSVPAGGHPSNASAAGVVVSIVPGAGENTAIPGYSPDSITVVIGVNNTVEWTNNDSAPHTVTANGGSFYSGNLAPGQSFTYVFLTPGVYEYHCTYHPWMTGKVTVKG, encoded by the coding sequence ATGAGGGCAGAACGCGATGGGATATCCACGGCCGGGACAGCGCTAATCCTCCTGATTCTAGTTGTGGGGGCAGTGTCGGTCTTGTATGTCAACACTACGCAAGGAAACGAGGATCAGATTGCTCAGCTAAAGTCGCAGATCGCCCACGTCGCCTTGCAGCAGAGGAGCTTCAACGCGTCGATTCTGAGTCTCGGCAGTTTGCCGGTGATGAACCAAGCTCCCACGATCAGGACAATTTGGGAGACATGGTACCTTTCGCCACAGGCGCATCAGGACAGGTTCGACCCTTCTTTCATCGTAGTCAACCAGGGCGACACGGTCCACCTGACCTTCATAGACAACGACACGGTTGCGCACGACTTCGTCCTGGGGCCTCCCTACAGCGTACTCGTGAACGCGACAGTGCCCGGCCTAATCAATGACCTCACGGGGCAGACGTTCACTACAGACGCGAAGAACAATTCCCCTGGCGTCGTGGTCGTGGGCACCCCCGGCAGGGTATCGGCTACGTACTCCTTCGTGGCTGAGTACCCCGGAATTTTCGAGTTCGTCTGCACTTATCACGCCCAAGTCGGGATGATAGGCTATCTCGTGGTCCTCCCCAACTCAGCCTACAAGGGCTCTGTCCCGGCGGGAGGGCATCCTTCGAACGCGTCAGCGGCCGGGGTTGTGGTCAGCATAGTCCCGGGAGCCGGGGAAAACACCGCAATCCCGGGTTACAGTCCGGATAGCATCACGGTCGTAATCGGTGTAAACAATACAGTCGAGTGGACGAACAATGACAGCGCCCCCCACACGGTTACAGCGAACGGAGGAAGCTTCTACTCTGGAAACCTCGCTCCGGGCCAATCGTTCACCTATGTGTTCTTGACGCCCGGCGTGTACGAATATCATTGCACCTACCACCCGTGGATGACGGGCAAGGTCACAGTAAAGGGCTAG
- a CDS encoding mandelate racemase/muconate lactonizing enzyme family protein encodes MRVETVEAFPIRIKADEKLKGGTFSYSYFQTVLVKVVCDGETGWGEAMTRLEPKATAALVEFLGRRIVGKKFVRPREAWNVIWRELRIRGHTRGTDVEALSGIEIALYDCYSRLKREPLCKMLSGRAADSVPAFAGSLFRSRGGIDEQVKRAREAGLKGAKVKIGFGPGRDLELLRKVRKAWPNAMLVADANGAYDIRTAEKACRLFREIGLSWFEEPLLSDDWAGYLRLGRQKDVRIGAGESWFVGDITAALEAGLVGVLEPSVSRCGGVDIELRAGRRAARRGVLFSPMTGMNSVVSLAASLHVAAAVPTIGVEFNPFPNPLQTELASGLSAPSEGFIAVPKGNGLGLEVDTRFIHRNAA; translated from the coding sequence TTGAGAGTAGAAACAGTCGAGGCTTTCCCGATCAGAATCAAGGCCGACGAGAAGTTGAAGGGGGGGACCTTCAGCTATTCGTACTTCCAGACTGTGCTTGTGAAGGTCGTCTGCGACGGCGAGACAGGTTGGGGAGAGGCGATGACACGGCTCGAACCGAAGGCGACCGCCGCCCTGGTGGAGTTCCTCGGGAGACGAATCGTAGGCAAGAAGTTCGTGAGACCTCGAGAAGCCTGGAATGTCATATGGAGAGAGCTAAGGATTAGAGGGCACACGAGAGGCACGGATGTCGAGGCCCTGAGCGGCATAGAAATAGCGCTTTACGACTGCTACAGCAGGCTCAAGCGAGAACCTCTCTGCAAGATGCTCTCTGGACGCGCAGCCGACTCGGTTCCCGCATTCGCAGGGTCGCTCTTCAGGTCTCGTGGCGGAATCGACGAGCAGGTGAAGAGGGCGAGAGAAGCTGGGTTGAAGGGAGCCAAGGTGAAGATCGGGTTCGGGCCCGGGAGGGACCTCGAGCTGCTCAGGAAGGTGAGGAAGGCGTGGCCGAACGCTATGCTGGTGGCCGATGCGAACGGCGCGTACGACATCCGAACTGCAGAGAAGGCCTGCCGGCTGTTCAGGGAGATCGGCCTTTCCTGGTTCGAGGAACCGCTGTTATCGGACGACTGGGCAGGCTACTTGAGGCTCGGCAGACAGAAGGACGTCCGCATCGGTGCGGGAGAGAGCTGGTTCGTGGGAGACATTACTGCAGCGCTGGAGGCTGGGCTGGTCGGTGTGCTCGAACCCAGCGTCAGCCGGTGCGGGGGGGTAGACATCGAGCTAAGGGCTGGAAGGCGGGCAGCGAGAAGGGGAGTGCTTTTCTCCCCGATGACGGGCATGAATTCAGTCGTCTCGCTCGCAGCGTCCCTGCACGTTGCGGCCGCCGTGCCCACGATAGGCGTGGAGTTCAACCCGTTTCCGAACCCGCTCCAGACGGAGCTGGCGAGTGGGTTGTCGGCGCCTTCCGAGGGTTTCATTGCAGTTCCCAAGGGGAACGGGCTTGGCCTGGAAGTGGACACCAGGTTCATCCACCGCAACGCGGCGTGA